From the Anaerolineales bacterium genome, one window contains:
- a CDS encoding aminomethyltransferase family protein, which yields MPIPSPLHSRTAALCHTHEWRDWSGYLAAGTYQTSHEVEYFAVRNAAGLLDASPLYKYELRGPDAARLANRLLTRDVSKCKIGQMLYSPWCDEDGYVIDDGTLGRLGKDHYRLTAADPSLRWLQDVGYGLDVELRDVSTELAALALQGPNSRALLQEIFPDLPLNGLRYYWLLQTEFEGKPLTITRTGYTGDLGYELWLPAELTPKLWDRLMEVGSRYGLHPLGLAALDMLRIEAGLILIEVDYTSSLHAHIPAQKSTPYEIGLGWAVTEGKADFIGQRALRAHKQPAKQLVGLKVSWPAMEREFGKVGLPPQVAGRSSRIPVPVYASGKHVGQATSLVFSPILKTYIALATVDSAYAQPGTTLDIEITVEYVRRQAGAQVVKPPFYNPPQKKAVADG from the coding sequence ATGCCCATCCCCAGTCCACTACACTCACGCACGGCCGCACTGTGCCACACACACGAATGGCGTGACTGGTCCGGCTACCTGGCCGCCGGGACCTACCAGACCAGCCACGAAGTGGAATACTTCGCCGTGCGCAACGCCGCCGGCCTGCTGGACGCCTCCCCACTGTACAAATATGAACTGCGCGGGCCTGATGCAGCCCGCCTGGCAAACCGTTTGCTGACCCGGGACGTGAGCAAATGCAAGATCGGCCAGATGCTGTATTCGCCCTGGTGCGATGAAGACGGCTACGTGATCGACGACGGCACCTTAGGCCGCCTGGGCAAGGACCATTACCGGCTGACCGCCGCCGACCCCAGCCTGCGCTGGCTGCAAGACGTGGGCTACGGCCTGGACGTGGAATTGCGCGACGTGTCCACCGAATTGGCCGCTCTGGCGCTGCAAGGACCGAACAGCCGGGCGCTCCTCCAAGAGATCTTCCCCGACCTGCCGCTGAACGGCTTGCGTTATTACTGGCTGCTGCAAACCGAGTTTGAAGGCAAGCCTCTGACGATCACGCGCACCGGCTACACTGGCGACCTGGGCTACGAGCTGTGGCTGCCGGCTGAGCTGACCCCCAAACTGTGGGACCGCCTGATGGAAGTCGGGAGCCGTTATGGACTGCACCCGCTGGGCCTGGCGGCGCTGGATATGCTGCGCATTGAGGCTGGGCTGATCCTGATCGAGGTGGACTATACCTCCAGCTTGCATGCCCACATCCCAGCCCAAAAGTCCACGCCCTACGAGATCGGCCTGGGCTGGGCCGTGACCGAAGGCAAAGCTGACTTCATCGGCCAGCGCGCCCTGCGGGCGCACAAGCAGCCCGCCAAACAGTTGGTGGGGCTGAAGGTAAGCTGGCCCGCAATGGAGCGAGAGTTCGGCAAAGTGGGTCTGCCGCCGCAGGTCGCCGGACGTTCCTCACGCATCCCGGTGCCGGTTTATGCCAGTGGCAAGCATGTCGGCCAGGCCACCAGCCTGGTCTTCAGCCCAATCCTCAAGACCTACATTGCGTTGGCCACGGTGGACAGCGCCTATGCCCAACCGGGCACGACGCTGGATATTGAGATCACCGTGGAGTATGTACGCCGCCAGGCAGGCGCCCAGGTGGTCAAGCCGCCCTTCTACAACCCGCCCCAGAAAAAGGCAGTTGCCGATGGCTAA